Below is a genomic region from Schistocerca americana isolate TAMUIC-IGC-003095 chromosome 1, iqSchAmer2.1, whole genome shotgun sequence.
TTCTCCACTATTGGACATTTCAGCAGAGACAGTAGCTCGAGTGTTTTTGGCTTCTTGGATCTCTCGTTTTGGATGTCCACTGTACGTGACAACCAATCAAGGACGACAATTTGAATCCACTTTCTTATAACAATCAGCCAAGCTCTGtgaattccgtctttactgcaccaCCGCTTATCGCCCAGCGAGCAATGgcatggttgagcggtggcacaGGACATTAAAGACAGCATTGATGTGCCGTAAGGACAGTTGGACTTCAGCATTGCCAGTGGTGCTGTTAGGTCTCCGAACTGCCTGCAAATCAGACCTAGGTGCATCCATGGCTGACCTgatttatggagacaacctcaggcgGCCGGCAGAATTTTTCGCTGAACCGACGGAAGCGACAGCAGGTGACATGCCTTACGTCTTACAACAAGTGCGCAATTACATGGCACAGCTACGACCGACACCTGGTTCTCGACATGGCACCAACACGCCATTCGTTCACAAGCAGCTTAGCGATTGCCCTTATGTGTGGCTGAGGACAGACGCTGTACGAACACCTCTTCAGCCGCCATATACCGGGCCGTAAAAAGTACTTGCGAGAGATGAACATACGCTGCAGATAATTCATGATGGGAAGCGACAAAGTTTCCATTGAGAGAGTTAAACCGGCGCACATGTGGCCACCTgctgatgaagaaaatgaagaCACCAGTGTAGAACCGCCACCTACACAATATGACGAAGAGATGTTGCCTGCAGAGAACAACACACCAAGCCAGAAGCAGGAAACCACACCGAAATTCTCATCATTCTCAGAGAAGCGCTCTAGGGTGGGCAGAATTATAAAATACAAGTATAATTATGTGTCTGGAGCTCCGTTCTAAAAGGTggcggggaggaggggagggggggctgtgTAGGAAGCGCCTGGTGAAACAACGAAATCGCACAGTGGACTTCGGCGTTTATTCTGTGAAGAATGTTTTTTACGATGTGTTTATTCTTTGCTTTTGTTCTAGCGCTATTATCTTGGCTTTGTTATTGTTCCTGTGTTCAACGACAtgcaaaaataaagttatattcTCGAATGTATTACTCTCTCtcgaaaataattattaattagccTCAGTGGctttacagtcaaatggtggtgtatTCCTTTAATAAGGAACATTGATTGATATTCCACCTTGAGTTACCATCGTTCAATTACAACAAAGTTGAACTTTTTGTGGCATGACAGAAGTTGCGAATCTCAAGTTGCGCCACATTAAACTGCGAGTTCACACACGCTACTGCAGTATGCCACTAGCTGCAGCGACACTGTCGTTGCCTTTGTGAATCAGGATATGGATTGTTCGCCTGATTTATTATTTGTTTGATTTTAGGTGAAATCCACCTATTAACCAGCTGCTTTTGATTAcacttcagatgtaatttctagtTTTGTAGGTTACATATTCAGATATAAtcataacaaaattgaaattaaatattaaaagtcATTTCCCACATTGGCGTCGTTACGCTGTTGACAGCACTGTTGGAAATCAAAATGGCTACTGTTTATTATTGTTGATCAGCTGGTGTTTGTGCATGTGCCTTTAGAAAGAAATGTGGGAAATGTATCGAGTGGTTACTGAAACGGGAATTAATACGTAGAAGCATGGGGCACGATTCCAGATCTGTGTCGGTGAGCCCGCCTCGCGGAAAGAAGAAATCGTCACCGATTTATGAAGGCAGGAATGGCAAACATAACACTCATGAGTCGAAATCTCGAAGTCATGGGAATTCATCGCCATCACCGGAGCGAAAGAAGCATAAAGATGTTCGCAAAGACCAGGACAGGAACCTCCACAAGCATCTAGATCGCGGAAGTGAATCACAAAAGTCCAAGTCGGAAGTGAGAGAACGAGAGAAGAGAAGTAGGCGATCAAGATCTCCGTCAATGAAAAAACCATATGACGTGAGTGCAAGAGATTCGATTTCATCTCACAGGAACCGTAGTCGTAGTAGAGTTTCGAACAGGCATTTTGATGAGAAACAAAGGGACGCGAAATGGCATCAGAATGATAGGCATAGTTCCCGCAGAGAATCGTCACAAAGTAGGTCTGTAAGAGACTCCCCAGCACATTCTGTTGAACGGTGGAACCACGATTGGTTTTTTGAACGAAATCTACCACAAAATGGTCAAGGCTACCACGGTTACAGAGACAGACATCGCAGGACTCAAGAAGATGACTTCATGGATCAGCGCAGACAAGAAAGAGAGAGAATTGGCCTAGCTGGCGTTGCAAATGTTTGGGGAAAGTCTCCACCTCCCGAACAAGAGTGAGTGCATCATCGAGACCGTTTCGACGTGTCACTTTTTACTTTCTTATACGTTTTTCAGATACCTTTCCACATAACATTATTTTCACCTGTCAAACCAAATAATTGCTGAGGCATTACTTTCATGTGAAATGTTCGTCATAGAATTGTTCAGTCAGTTGCTGAGGCATTACTTTCATGTGAAATGTTCGTCATAGAATTGTTCAGTCAGCAACTATAATGTTTTAATAATTCACTGCACCATCGCTATCACCTGCTGCATCATCGTTGCAGCGACATGCTTATAAGCACACAAGCACATGTAAATAAAtagcagagaaaataaatttaGTCAACCCATCATTTCAgttaaaaaataaagaataatgataatattagagtaagtaaatgatttttgttttatctATATAAAAAAAGCTTCCACTACTTGCAGTAATAAATTTTGCATAGGGATCATTCCATGTCAGTTGGGCCAGAGGTCACTATTCATTCATTTCTGAATCTAATAAATTTTTGTGGGAAGGAAGATTCTACAGTGTCTTCGATTGAAATGCACAAAGTTTCATCCAAATATCTCCTTTGGTTTTATTTTTAAAGCCTCTTGTAGATAGGGGTCCCAAGTTTTTAACCACCTACACACTTGCTAATGTGCCAGCTTTGGATAATTTTATTAAAAGTGCTCTTACAAGCCCCTGCTACCTTGGCAGATgcagtggttttgtgtgtgtgtgtgtgtgtgtgtgtgtgtgtgtgtgtgtgtgtgtgtgtgtgtgtgtgggtgggtggattGGATTTCATTGAAGTTTGTTGTCGGACAGGTTTTGCATGCATTACATCTTTATCGGAAATTCgtgatatatatttttattttatttatttatttatttattttttgtatcagTGGCTAGCTCCCCTCAAGCAATCTGGGCTGTAGCTTATTTCCAGCAACTTGTAGATGACTTATTTCCTGTAAGAAGGAAGCTTTTCGTCTCCAAAAAAGTACTGTATTTGTTTGTGAGTCAGTGTTCAGGTGTAGACCAGTTATATACAGGAGGAAGAGGACTAACCCAGGAGTGAATCCTTGTCCATTTTCTGTTCATATTTGTCGATTATGAAGTGAATCATTTTAACGCAGTGCCACATATTTGGAGCTTCCCCAATAGTGCTTAGTGGTCCAGAATGTTGAAGGGGTTATTCAACTATAAGAAAATGCCAGTGGCAATTTGGTTTTTGTCCACTGTGTCTGGAGCATTTGGTAGAAAAACGTAGATGGCAGTAGTTGTCTATTTTTTCTGAAGCCATGCAGAATATCAGCAacgattttgttttttcatgtaactgttaTACATCACTTTTTGCTAAACCATAATAATACAATGATTGGTATGTAGTTTTCAACATTTGCATTTTCGGTTTTCTTGTATCAGTAGGTGCCATTTTGGCAATTTTCAGACAATCTGGAAATGTGCCTGTCAGAAAAGATGAATTGACTCTATCTGCAAGATGTAGTGAACATTTTGTAGAGCATTGCGTTATTATATAATCTGAAATACCATCATTTCTTGATGATTTTCTGGGTTAATGGAAGCATCTGATTCCAGCTGTCTGCTTTGACCTGTGACATAAGGttgttgtggtgtgtgatgtcattacggtgcggagtttgagttggttgtgttttaGATGTCATCTTTTGTGTTTgattgtgccctctggtggtgtgtaTGTACGTGCTGAGTTTAATGTATTATATTGGGTTCACTTGAGCCTTGGTGTTGGATGTGTGAAGTCATTAGCAGCATTTGTAGTTTGGGGGCAAAAGGTTTGGAAGTTTTATCAGTgagttttcaattaatttttttgtttatgtgtttggcatttttgttaggtgttattggtttgctgtttgtggtGCGGTAAGATGTTTAATTTTTGTGGCTTCTGTCGTTAGGTATGGATATAACAATGAAATATAACAGTGCTATGTTGCAGTCGGAGAGGGAGGAAGACATGTTGTCCATTATTAAATTCCTCTCCAGTTATTTGGACTGATCGCTGAGATTGTGAAGTGTAGTAGACCAGGGATGGGTACAtgtggcggtgtgtgtgtgtgtgtgtgtgtgtgggggggggggggggggatagccaaTTGAGTTTGCAGCACCAGAATTTGTTGgtggtaattttcttttttttttttttctgtgtgtgtgtgtggggggggggggggggtatattctTCTCAAGTTGTGAGTTTTGTGTATTCATTGTGTACTGAATGTCTTTTAATTTGTGTTGGGATgtgtgatttttaaatttttgaagtgttttggttttatttttcgtagttgtaggtgttcaTTTTTTGGTATCAATAGTTGTCATtgcctatataggtcaagggaaatgaccaATTCCAATGTTCGTAGTTTTAgttgtaggtattggtgttttggtatcatcaGCTGTGGTTGACCCATATAGGAAAAGGGATGCTTCTGTGGTTGACCTATACATAGTGTCCCATTTTAATCTATACTGGCCAATATCTCTGGAGCGGCACAATTCCGCAAGAACAGTCTCTAGTAAAAGTTGCAAGTTCGAAGGGAGTCATGGAATGGTTACCTCGGAATGACCTTGAACCGTGGTTCGAAGTAAAACCAAGGTCAGGTCATTTTTGCAAATGGTAAACCTATTTTTTATTTCGTATTCGTATTCTGCGTGAATAAATATGCATTGTTTGTAGAGAACAATTTTTACGAAAAACCAATGGTTTGTCGCCAGTGCACACTTCATTGTAACTTTCCCAGGTTACCAGTAACTCGAGAAAGAAACAAGATCGGgaaaattttttaatgaaaatctcGTATGGTTTCTGAACTCTGTCCACTGGTGAAATTTTCGTGAACTTGAAAAGGCCTTGAAATTCTTCACTAGGGATTAAGCTGAAAGCAAATACCATCAGCATTAGCGGAACCCAATGTGCACCATGTGGAGGTTGTCCAGTGGAAGTCTCACATAGTTAGCCCTGTAAAGGGCTGATTAACATGGATCTCACTGGAAATTTATGATCTCAGATGCTCGATCAACTGTCCATTTTGCCTAGTGCACATTTGCACTGTCTGTCGGAAACTGGCCTCAACATCATTCAATGTCTGATGGGTGACTGCCTGGAAAGCCGCCCCAATCCATTCTCTTATATCTTCTGGTGTCATAGGGGAAGTGGCgtacaccttctgcttcacagctccCCATAAGTAGTAGTCCAATGGTGTTAAGTCTGGCGATGTTGGCAGGAATTCACGATATGAACTACCAATACCAATCCATTGATTCTGGTAAGTTGCATTAAGGTACCTTCTGACAGGTAAGGCCTGATGTGCAGAGGtgccatcatgttgaaaccacacatGTGCTCGTATGTTTAGGGGGATATTTTCTAGTAAAAGA
It encodes:
- the LOC124619861 gene encoding NKAP family protein CG6066, with protein sequence MGHDSRSVSVSPPRGKKKSSPIYEGRNGKHNTHESKSRSHGNSSPSPERKKHKDVRKDQDRNLHKHLDRGSESQKSKSEVREREKRSRRSRSPSMKKPYDVSARDSISSHRNRSRSRVSNRHFDEKQRDAKWHQNDRHSSRRESSQSRSVRDSPAHSVERWNHDWFFERNLPQNGQGYHGYRDRHRRTQEDDFMDQRRQERERIGLAGVANVWGKSPPPEQDSDEEEAISGDAKKKDSVAISSSPKKKKKHKMKANKKKKKSSHKKKKDKKQKKKKKKKESSSSSSSSDDEVAVEQWVEKNKADGSGSDDEDGIVGPVQKQHVTLSQKDYGKALLPGEGAAMAAYVAEGKRIPRRGEIGLTSDQIASFEAVGYVMSGSRHRRMEAVRIRKENQIYSADEKRALAMFSKEERQKRENRILSQFKEMVNNKLASEKDNG